Proteins from a genomic interval of Rhodothermus marinus:
- a CDS encoding xylulokinase, with the protein MLLLGFDVGSSFIKGALVEAESGRVLAAVTVPEQELKIESIHPGWAEQDPEQWWQCVQQAVAALRQRHLFDPEAVGGIGISYQMHGLVLIDREGRVLRPAIIWCDSRAVPVGERAFQELGQERCLRHLLNSPGNFTAAKLRWVLENEPDIYRRAYKWLLPGDYVAFRMTGEPTTTVSGLSEGIFWDFLEEKPADWLLDHLGIDHALMPRLVPTFGRQGELTREAAAVLGLRPGTPVTYRAGDQPNNAFSLGVLHPGEAATTAGTSGVIYAVDDTPRYDPQTRVNTFVHVNHTPERRRYGILLCLNGTGILYRWLRQDLLGGTLSYEAMNEQAASVPVGADGVRVLPFGNGAERMLRNRNLGASVHGLDFNRHGRAHLLRAAKEGIVFALAYGLEVIRGMGLAVEKVRAGRANLFLSPLFGRIYATVNRTVVELYDTDGAAGAARGAGVGAGVYASPEAAFQGVPPVATIEPDPSWQEPYVEAYHHWSEILSRQLQTAD; encoded by the coding sequence ATGTTATTGCTGGGTTTCGACGTCGGCAGCTCGTTCATCAAAGGGGCCCTGGTTGAAGCGGAGTCCGGGCGCGTGCTGGCGGCTGTAACGGTTCCCGAACAGGAATTAAAGATTGAATCGATTCATCCTGGCTGGGCTGAGCAGGATCCGGAGCAGTGGTGGCAGTGCGTGCAGCAGGCCGTGGCTGCCTTGCGCCAGCGCCACCTGTTCGATCCCGAAGCGGTTGGCGGCATCGGCATCTCCTACCAGATGCACGGGCTGGTGCTGATCGACCGGGAGGGGCGCGTGCTGCGCCCGGCCATCATCTGGTGCGACAGCCGGGCCGTGCCTGTCGGCGAACGCGCTTTCCAGGAGCTGGGGCAGGAACGCTGCCTGCGCCACCTGCTCAACAGTCCCGGCAACTTTACGGCCGCCAAGCTGCGCTGGGTGCTTGAAAACGAGCCGGACATCTACCGTCGGGCCTACAAGTGGCTGCTTCCGGGCGACTATGTGGCCTTTCGCATGACCGGCGAGCCGACTACCACCGTTTCGGGCCTTTCGGAAGGGATCTTCTGGGACTTCCTGGAAGAAAAGCCCGCCGATTGGCTGCTGGACCATCTGGGGATCGACCATGCACTCATGCCCCGCCTAGTGCCCACCTTCGGCCGACAGGGCGAACTGACGCGGGAAGCGGCTGCGGTGCTGGGGCTCCGGCCCGGCACGCCGGTCACCTACCGGGCCGGTGATCAGCCGAACAACGCCTTCTCGCTGGGCGTGCTGCATCCGGGCGAGGCGGCCACAACGGCCGGCACGTCGGGCGTCATCTACGCCGTGGACGATACGCCGCGCTATGATCCCCAGACGCGCGTCAACACGTTCGTGCACGTCAACCACACGCCCGAGCGGCGCCGCTACGGCATTCTGTTGTGCCTGAACGGCACGGGCATCCTCTACCGCTGGCTCCGACAGGACCTGCTGGGCGGTACGCTGAGCTACGAAGCGATGAACGAGCAGGCTGCTTCGGTGCCGGTCGGCGCTGACGGCGTGCGCGTGCTCCCCTTCGGCAACGGAGCCGAGCGCATGCTCCGCAACCGAAACCTCGGCGCTTCGGTGCACGGCCTCGACTTCAACCGCCACGGCCGGGCGCATCTGCTCCGGGCGGCCAAAGAGGGAATCGTGTTCGCACTGGCCTACGGCCTCGAAGTGATCCGTGGCATGGGGCTGGCCGTCGAAAAGGTCCGGGCCGGACGCGCCAACCTGTTTCTGAGTCCGCTTTTTGGCCGGATCTATGCGACCGTCAACCGGACGGTCGTGGAACTGTACGACACGGACGGAGCGGCCGGTGCCGCTCGGGGTGCGGGCGTCGGGGCCGGCGTGTACGCCTCGCCCGAGGCGGCTTTCCAGGGCGTGCCGCCGGTGGCCACGATCGAGCCCGATCCGTCCTGGCAGGAACCCTATGTGGAAGCCTACCACCACTGGTCTGAAATCCTCTCCCGTCAACTTCAAACGGCTGACTGA
- a CDS encoding YceI family protein codes for MRVIGLLSAVLLLLGFRGTPCYVPDPVASRVWIEGRSTVNRFTCAATRVEGVGEVEAGRAVQARLVVPVRAFDCGKQAMNRDLQEALQADRFPEIRFELSEVAVLETPAADSARLEVAGTLTIAGTTRTVHFEAAGQLLASGRARLVGSLPLKLTDFNVKPPTALLGLIRVHDQITVHFDLVVQPVAWRPCAVAAADSLNQP; via the coding sequence ATGCGTGTGATCGGTCTGTTGAGCGCGGTGTTGCTCCTGCTGGGCTTCCGGGGAACGCCCTGCTACGTGCCCGATCCGGTGGCGAGCCGGGTCTGGATCGAGGGACGCTCGACGGTCAACCGCTTCACCTGCGCGGCTACCCGGGTGGAAGGGGTTGGCGAGGTCGAAGCAGGGCGGGCGGTGCAGGCGCGGCTCGTGGTGCCGGTTCGGGCTTTCGACTGCGGCAAGCAGGCCATGAACCGGGACCTGCAGGAGGCGCTCCAGGCCGATCGCTTTCCGGAGATCCGCTTCGAACTGAGCGAGGTGGCCGTGCTGGAGACGCCCGCGGCCGACTCGGCCCGGCTGGAAGTGGCCGGGACGCTGACGATCGCCGGCACGACGCGCACCGTGCACTTCGAGGCGGCGGGGCAACTGCTGGCGTCCGGGCGCGCCCGGCTGGTCGGCTCGCTTCCGCTGAAACTGACCGACTTCAACGTAAAGCCGCCCACCGCGCTGCTGGGATTGATCCGGGTGCACGATCAGATCACGGTACACTTCGACCTGGTCGTGCAGCCCGTGGCGTGGCGGCCGTGCGCGGTGGCCGCGGCGGATTCCCTGAACCAACCCTGA
- the porQ gene encoding type IX secretion system protein PorQ — protein MKGWRFLPVLWLCLALPVRAQDAPLGGFAFLRLAPSARVTALGDTPTTVADDDVALFLLNPALLHPAQHRQLQVSYLNHLGDIRAGTIAYGWHRGELGTLGLALRFLDWGAIDEADLEGNRNGTFRPIDLALTVGLGRAAGPSLHYGASLHLIHTTLADRRATALALDAGFRYELPEHLLTLGASLHHLGVTLQTLGTTPDRLPFDVRLGLRKRLRYLPLQLTLTAYDLPHFWQRPENQTWLGRLFYHLNFGAELGASRSFQLRFGYSYRRHEMLKIRPRLDLAGFNAGFGLRLAGLHFDYAFSSWSSLGTLHHLTVQTQL, from the coding sequence ATGAAGGGGTGGCGATTCCTGCCGGTGCTCTGGTTGTGTCTGGCCTTACCGGTCCGGGCGCAGGATGCCCCGCTGGGCGGTTTTGCCTTTCTGCGTCTTGCGCCCTCGGCCCGCGTGACCGCGCTGGGCGACACGCCCACAACCGTCGCCGACGACGACGTGGCGCTGTTTCTGCTGAATCCGGCCCTGCTGCACCCCGCGCAGCACCGCCAGTTGCAGGTGAGTTACCTGAACCACCTGGGCGACATCCGTGCCGGTACGATCGCCTACGGCTGGCACCGGGGCGAACTCGGAACGCTCGGCCTGGCGCTACGCTTTCTGGACTGGGGCGCCATCGACGAGGCCGACCTGGAAGGCAACCGCAACGGCACCTTTCGGCCTATCGACCTGGCCCTGACGGTGGGCCTGGGACGCGCCGCCGGCCCGTCGCTGCACTACGGCGCCAGCCTGCACCTGATCCACACGACCTTGGCCGACCGACGGGCGACGGCCCTGGCGCTGGACGCCGGCTTCCGCTACGAGCTGCCCGAGCACCTGCTGACGCTCGGCGCCAGCCTGCACCACCTGGGCGTCACGCTCCAGACGCTGGGGACCACTCCCGACCGCCTGCCCTTCGACGTGCGTCTGGGCCTGCGCAAGCGCCTGCGCTACCTGCCGCTGCAACTGACCCTGACCGCCTACGACCTGCCCCATTTCTGGCAGCGCCCGGAAAATCAGACCTGGCTCGGTCGCCTGTTCTATCACCTGAACTTCGGAGCCGAACTGGGCGCCAGCCGTTCGTTTCAACTGCGCTTCGGCTACAGCTACCGCCGCCACGAAATGCTCAAAATCCGCCCCCGGCTGGACCTGGCCGGCTTCAACGCGGGCTTCGGATTGCGCCTTGCCGGCCTGCACTTCGACTATGCCTTCAGCTCCTGGTCCTCGCTGGGCACGCTCCATCATCTGACCGTTCAGACGCAGCTATAA
- a CDS encoding porin has protein sequence MRTRLTGGILALIALLLWTLPAAGQDKDQPKNEGPVVHGFIRPDWLIQNVDDPFRDDLRIYHFLSRTRVYLKGTYEGVRYRVELGLSGPEVEIPVSRSGFWGMPQILQDFYADVPFPGVENVYVRLGQFKVPAGAEGLTYSAYLPFVERSIAQKFVGLLRDYGAALHAYPSENVSLALALQTGLGRSIPNRYLPEVFGFPFVTARVQFGPNQGHDLFRLKPMPSGDELEVRLGANVTYYKDVIAGHSSALNVWNKEKPILLQSGWNPHIARREAGHLKAGELLIGGGDIALGYPTAQGALWLEGQVTYGQYKNDFGDVAVTAVRAQATYSLETVAFGLRYALVQLDELGGDAVGDDPIHEVTPMLTYRLQKNVKIILDGSILLDVPVAVEEGVGAYVLTDHPEEITAEGVTIERQNVINLRAAVQINF, from the coding sequence ATGCGTACACGGTTAACCGGTGGCATCCTGGCGCTGATCGCGCTGCTGTTGTGGACCCTGCCGGCCGCAGGCCAGGATAAAGACCAGCCGAAAAACGAGGGGCCGGTGGTACACGGCTTCATCCGGCCCGACTGGCTCATTCAGAATGTGGACGACCCGTTCCGGGATGACCTGCGGATCTATCACTTTCTGAGCCGGACCCGCGTCTACCTGAAGGGGACCTACGAGGGCGTGCGCTATCGGGTCGAGCTGGGGCTCTCGGGTCCGGAGGTCGAAATTCCGGTCTCGCGTTCGGGCTTCTGGGGCATGCCGCAGATCCTGCAGGACTTCTATGCGGACGTGCCTTTCCCGGGCGTCGAGAACGTCTATGTCCGGCTGGGCCAGTTCAAGGTGCCGGCCGGGGCTGAAGGGCTGACCTACTCGGCCTACCTGCCCTTCGTGGAACGCTCGATCGCACAGAAGTTCGTGGGGCTGCTGCGGGACTACGGCGCGGCGCTGCACGCCTATCCGAGCGAGAACGTCTCGCTGGCACTGGCGCTGCAGACCGGTCTGGGCCGGAGCATCCCGAACCGGTATCTGCCCGAGGTGTTCGGCTTTCCGTTCGTGACGGCGCGCGTGCAGTTCGGTCCGAACCAGGGGCATGACCTCTTCCGGCTCAAGCCGATGCCCTCCGGCGACGAACTGGAGGTGCGGTTGGGCGCCAACGTCACCTACTATAAAGACGTGATCGCCGGGCATTCCTCGGCGCTGAACGTCTGGAACAAGGAAAAGCCCATCCTGCTGCAGAGCGGCTGGAATCCGCACATCGCCCGGCGTGAGGCCGGTCATCTGAAGGCCGGGGAGCTGCTCATCGGGGGCGGCGACATCGCGCTGGGCTATCCGACCGCGCAGGGCGCGCTCTGGCTGGAGGGCCAGGTCACCTACGGGCAGTACAAGAACGACTTCGGCGATGTGGCCGTGACGGCCGTCCGCGCGCAGGCTACCTACAGCCTGGAGACCGTCGCCTTCGGTCTGCGCTACGCGCTGGTGCAGCTCGACGAGCTGGGCGGCGATGCCGTGGGCGACGATCCGATCCACGAAGTGACGCCCATGCTGACCTACCGGCTGCAGAAGAACGTCAAGATCATCCTGGACGGGAGCATTCTGCTGGATGTGCCGGTGGCCGTGGAAGAGGGCGTGGGCGCCTATGTGCTGACGGATCACCCCGAGGAGATCACAGCGGAAGGTGTTACGATTGAGCGGCAGAATGTGATCAACCTGCGGGCGGCCGTGCAGATCAACTTCTGA
- a CDS encoding TIM barrel protein: MVNAQTFHSICRWTFNAGKGGFVPANVRPAWAADRFDTVAFIYLVKEKIAPRLPDTITLGVELHYDNEINEQNAEAVAKALAETGLHLAMITPGAHIHFGYGGICSLDPKERAAAEELGRRTVELAYGPLRKVWHPDPDRAPTLVIWNGSFGYDLATVGVRQMYRNLKESLARLCQLEQEKGGLMYIGIEPKPNEGHPAMLLPTVASALLIWRQLADEYGIDRSKKGVNMEIGHSEMIGLDAVYDVVEQLEERAMVHFHLNSQGYNDGIILGGPGRYDIDHGTRVNGMNIALAGLLEQDGYNRWLGHDMQPRPYDNEEQAIDRVVRSILSWEACRRAAQQLDVSELLALLARRETARAEDLMRAALVEAQRQFDALYEPTVSA, translated from the coding sequence ATGGTAAACGCACAGACCTTCCACAGCATCTGTCGCTGGACGTTCAATGCGGGCAAGGGCGGCTTCGTCCCGGCCAACGTTCGTCCGGCCTGGGCGGCCGATCGCTTCGACACGGTCGCGTTCATCTATCTGGTCAAAGAGAAGATCGCACCGCGCCTGCCCGATACGATCACGCTGGGCGTTGAGCTGCACTACGACAACGAGATCAACGAGCAGAACGCCGAGGCGGTCGCGAAGGCGCTGGCCGAGACCGGGCTGCATCTGGCGATGATCACGCCGGGCGCCCATATTCATTTCGGCTATGGCGGCATCTGCTCGCTCGACCCGAAGGAGCGGGCGGCCGCCGAAGAACTGGGCCGGCGCACGGTGGAGCTGGCCTACGGTCCGCTGCGCAAGGTCTGGCATCCGGACCCCGACAGAGCGCCCACGCTGGTCATCTGGAACGGCTCGTTCGGCTACGACCTGGCCACGGTGGGGGTGCGCCAGATGTACCGTAACCTGAAGGAAAGTCTGGCGCGCCTCTGCCAGCTCGAACAGGAAAAAGGCGGGCTCATGTACATCGGCATCGAGCCCAAGCCGAACGAAGGACATCCGGCCATGCTGTTGCCGACCGTGGCCAGTGCGCTGCTCATCTGGCGCCAGCTCGCCGACGAGTACGGCATCGATCGGTCGAAGAAGGGGGTCAACATGGAAATCGGCCACTCGGAGATGATCGGTCTCGATGCCGTCTACGATGTGGTGGAGCAGCTCGAAGAACGGGCCATGGTCCACTTCCACCTGAACAGCCAGGGCTACAACGACGGCATCATTCTGGGCGGTCCGGGGCGCTACGACATCGACCACGGCACGCGCGTCAACGGCATGAACATCGCGCTGGCCGGTCTGCTGGAGCAGGACGGGTACAACCGCTGGCTCGGGCACGACATGCAGCCCCGGCCCTACGACAACGAAGAACAGGCCATCGACCGCGTGGTGCGCAGCATTCTGAGCTGGGAGGCCTGCCGCCGCGCCGCACAGCAGCTCGACGTGTCGGAGCTGCTGGCGCTGCTGGCCCGGCGCGAGACGGCGCGTGCCGAAGACCTGATGCGGGCGGCGCTGGTCGAAGCACAGCGTCAGTTCGACGCGCTCTACGAGCCGACCGTCAGCGCCTGA
- a CDS encoding YceI family protein codes for MNRIIRTIWILALGLLLPLGLRAQPVVLTFETEGSTFRVTGTSTLHDWECAVTDWRGRVELGQAGELASLQATEVVVPVAAISCKNGTMDRKMREALKAEDHPEIRFVLTRVDSVAAAAEGYRLQVQGRLTIAGAEQPVQMQVLARPEDGGWRFQGEQPLSMKAFGIKPPTAMLGTLRTGDEVVVHFDVVARPTSGNP; via the coding sequence ATGAACAGGATAATCCGCACGATCTGGATCCTGGCACTGGGGCTGCTGCTCCCGCTCGGGTTGCGGGCGCAGCCGGTGGTGCTGACCTTCGAGACGGAGGGGAGCACCTTCCGCGTGACGGGCACCTCGACGCTGCACGACTGGGAATGCGCGGTGACGGACTGGCGGGGTCGGGTAGAACTGGGGCAGGCCGGTGAGCTGGCTTCGCTGCAGGCGACGGAGGTAGTGGTGCCCGTGGCGGCCATCTCGTGCAAGAACGGCACGATGGATCGCAAAATGCGGGAGGCGCTGAAGGCGGAAGACCATCCGGAGATTCGCTTTGTGCTGACGCGGGTCGACTCGGTAGCGGCCGCAGCGGAGGGCTATCGGCTCCAGGTGCAGGGACGGCTGACGATCGCCGGTGCGGAGCAGCCGGTGCAGATGCAGGTGCTGGCCCGCCCGGAAGACGGCGGTTGGCGCTTTCAGGGGGAGCAGCCCCTTTCGATGAAGGCCTTCGGGATCAAGCCGCCGACGGCCATGCTGGGCACGCTTCGGACGGGCGACGAGGTGGTCGTGCACTTCGACGTGGTGGCGCGCCCGACTTCCGGCAACCCGTAA